A genomic window from Actinomycetaceae bacterium MB13-C1-2 includes:
- a CDS encoding histidinol-phosphate transaminase → MRVINLRDQKPADLDGVLPRPELDISAAVKVVEPIIEKVRDHGGRGLRELSERFDGIVPHNLRVPRQAMKDALAEQPQELTDALEVAITNAVRAHRAQLPDEVVSEVVPGGFVYQRWVPLSRVGLYVPGGLAVYPSSVVMNVVAAQVAGVGSLVVASPPQKEFGGLPHPSVLAACEMLGIAEVIAVGGAQAIAAMAYGFTDGDYICERVDKVTGPGNIYVAAAKRAIQGVCGIDAEAGTTEIAILADGGANPSFVAADLISQAEHDPAAASVLVTDSCDLADAVQKELTGQVDAAPNRDRIRQALEGPQSAIVLTSDIEQATAVVERYGPEHLEVVTKDALERSLLIRNAGAIFVGDYSPVPLGDYVAGSNHVLPTGGTARYSSGLNTTAFLRSVQVIDYGRDALDGLTGSLVTLAKAEGLPSHGTAATIRRESSSRKQEPAAQEVSLPVREDLRDVEPYGAPQLDVPVRLNVNENPYPPSDEVIASIAESVRAASDRLNRYADRDALGLREALAEYVSQESGVPVDPAHVWAANGSNEIMLQMLQAFGGPGHNALVEAPTYSMYEEYARDTFTSFVTVESPDLEFDVDLLIGAMRNERPAVLFLPSPNNPTGTAISTVDLLRVLDAAKETGPLRRMLLTGSKPPVASKGPTSTIVIVDEAYGEFREPGEPSAIELVADNPHLVVTRTMSKAFAAAGLRLGYMVASTEVIREVMKVRLPYHLSLVTQAAAIAALGSAESQLQQVDSIRAARQLLVKELTGMGLKVLPSSSNFLLFGTFEDRHATWQKLLDRGVLIREVGPTGFLRVTVGTEQENRQFLDALKEAL, encoded by the coding sequence GTGAGAGTAATCAATCTGCGTGACCAGAAGCCTGCCGATCTCGACGGGGTGCTTCCGCGCCCGGAGTTGGACATCAGCGCCGCCGTGAAAGTCGTCGAGCCGATCATCGAAAAGGTTAGAGATCATGGAGGCCGCGGCCTGCGCGAACTCTCGGAGAGATTCGACGGGATCGTTCCTCACAACCTTCGAGTCCCGCGTCAGGCCATGAAGGACGCTCTAGCTGAGCAGCCACAGGAACTAACCGATGCGCTAGAGGTGGCGATAACTAACGCTGTCAGAGCACATCGGGCCCAGCTTCCAGACGAGGTTGTCTCCGAGGTCGTGCCGGGAGGTTTTGTCTATCAGCGCTGGGTTCCGCTTAGTCGTGTCGGACTCTATGTTCCCGGCGGCCTCGCCGTCTATCCCTCGTCCGTGGTGATGAACGTCGTGGCAGCGCAGGTGGCGGGAGTCGGATCACTGGTCGTCGCCTCACCCCCACAGAAAGAGTTTGGGGGCCTACCCCACCCGTCAGTTCTTGCGGCCTGTGAGATGCTCGGTATTGCTGAGGTGATCGCGGTCGGTGGCGCTCAGGCAATTGCAGCAATGGCGTATGGATTCACTGACGGCGACTACATCTGCGAGCGGGTCGATAAGGTGACCGGTCCTGGAAACATTTATGTGGCGGCCGCAAAGAGGGCCATCCAGGGCGTGTGCGGGATCGACGCTGAAGCGGGAACCACTGAGATTGCGATCCTTGCCGATGGCGGAGCGAACCCCTCGTTCGTTGCAGCAGACCTTATTTCCCAGGCGGAGCACGATCCGGCAGCGGCATCGGTGTTGGTGACAGACAGCTGCGACCTTGCTGACGCGGTTCAGAAAGAACTGACCGGTCAGGTCGATGCCGCCCCGAACAGAGACCGAATTCGACAGGCGCTAGAGGGTCCACAGTCAGCGATCGTTCTGACTTCGGACATAGAGCAGGCAACCGCCGTTGTTGAGCGTTACGGGCCGGAGCACCTTGAGGTGGTCACCAAAGATGCACTCGAGCGCTCATTATTGATCAGAAACGCCGGAGCCATCTTTGTTGGCGACTATTCGCCGGTTCCGCTCGGTGACTATGTGGCCGGGTCAAACCACGTTCTACCAACCGGGGGAACAGCCAGGTACTCGTCTGGACTGAACACTACTGCCTTTCTTCGTAGTGTCCAGGTAATCGACTATGGCCGTGATGCTCTCGATGGGTTAACCGGATCACTGGTGACGCTTGCAAAGGCGGAGGGACTGCCCTCGCACGGAACTGCGGCCACGATCCGGCGAGAGTCCAGTTCGCGCAAGCAGGAACCAGCAGCACAGGAGGTATCACTGCCCGTTCGAGAGGACCTCCGCGATGTGGAACCGTACGGCGCCCCGCAACTCGACGTGCCCGTGAGGCTCAATGTCAACGAGAACCCGTACCCGCCAAGTGACGAAGTGATCGCTTCTATCGCCGAGTCCGTCAGGGCCGCATCTGATCGCCTTAATCGCTACGCCGATCGCGATGCGTTGGGGCTACGTGAAGCACTGGCAGAGTACGTCTCGCAAGAATCCGGAGTTCCGGTTGATCCCGCGCATGTCTGGGCGGCCAACGGATCAAACGAAATAATGCTTCAGATGCTCCAGGCGTTCGGGGGCCCCGGTCACAACGCCCTGGTGGAGGCGCCCACGTACTCGATGTATGAGGAGTACGCCCGCGATACCTTCACCTCTTTCGTGACGGTCGAGTCTCCCGACCTGGAGTTCGATGTTGATCTACTGATTGGAGCCATGCGGAATGAGAGACCGGCGGTTCTGTTCCTCCCGAGCCCGAACAACCCAACTGGAACGGCGATTTCCACGGTGGATTTGCTCCGAGTTCTAGACGCGGCGAAGGAAACCGGGCCGCTAAGACGGATGCTGCTCACGGGATCAAAACCGCCCGTTGCCTCGAAAGGCCCTACCTCAACCATCGTTATCGTCGATGAGGCATATGGGGAGTTCCGCGAGCCAGGAGAACCCTCCGCCATTGAGCTGGTCGCCGACAATCCACACTTAGTTGTCACCCGAACCATGTCAAAGGCCTTTGCAGCTGCCGGTCTTCGTCTCGGGTACATGGTCGCTTCCACCGAGGTTATCCGCGAGGTAATGAAAGTCCGTCTGCCCTATCACCTCTCACTCGTTACTCAGGCTGCCGCTATCGCCGCCCTCGGATCGGCCGAGTCACAGCTGCAGCAGGTGGATTCGATTCGCGCGGCTCGTCAGCTACTTGTAAAGGAACTGACCGGCATGGGTTTGAAGGTGCTTCCCTCATCCTCAAACTTCCTTTTGTTTGGCACGTTTGAGGACCGCCATGCCACTTGGCAAAAGCTCCTGGATCGAGGGGTACTTATTCGCGAGGTGGGACCCACCGGTTTCCTGCGGGTTACAGTTGGAACAGAGCAAGAAAATAGACAGTTCCTCGACGCCCTCAAGGAGGCGCTATGA
- the hisB gene encoding imidazoleglycerol-phosphate dehydratase HisB — MSDQNRTASLGRRTSESEVSVKIDLDGTGRSSIDTGVPFYDHMLTALSKHSLIDMEIKAVGDTEIDVHHTVEDTAITLGQAFSQALGDKVGIRRYGTGFAPLDESLARCVVDVSGRPYCVVRGEPAGQEYHLIGGHYTGALTRHVLESFAFNAGICLHMELLYGRDPHHIVEAQFKALALALREAVAPDARVEGIPSTKGSL; from the coding sequence ATGAGTGATCAGAACCGGACGGCATCGCTCGGGCGAAGGACGAGCGAGTCCGAGGTGAGCGTCAAGATCGACCTTGACGGGACCGGGAGGTCCAGTATCGATACTGGCGTTCCCTTCTACGACCACATGCTTACGGCGCTTTCTAAGCATTCCCTGATAGACATGGAGATTAAGGCCGTCGGCGACACTGAAATTGACGTACACCACACGGTCGAGGACACCGCGATCACACTGGGACAGGCCTTTTCTCAAGCTCTGGGCGACAAGGTTGGAATCCGTCGCTACGGCACCGGATTTGCCCCACTGGACGAATCACTCGCCCGATGCGTTGTGGACGTCTCCGGTCGTCCCTACTGCGTGGTACGAGGCGAGCCCGCCGGACAGGAATACCACCTAATTGGCGGTCACTACACCGGTGCGTTGACCCGGCATGTTCTGGAGTCTTTCGCCTTCAATGCTGGCATCTGCCTTCACATGGAGTTGCTATACGGTCGCGACCCGCATCATATCGTTGAGGCTCAGTTCAAGGCGTTGGCGCTGGCGCTTCGCGAAGCCGTAGCTCCAGACGCCCGCGTCGAGGGAATCCCCTCCACGAAGGGATCACTGTGA
- the priA gene encoding bifunctional 1-(5-phosphoribosyl)-5-((5-phosphoribosylamino)methylideneamino)imidazole-4-carboxamide isomerase/phosphoribosylanthranilate isomerase PriA, with the protein MTHNALTLLPAIDVVAGKAVRLTQGEAGTESEYGDPREIAQQFAEAGASWIHLVDLDAAFGRGDNAKLLEEVVTSTTLSVELSGGIRGEDSLRRALDLGATRVNLGTAALEDPDWTETAIARFGDRVAVGLDVRGSTLAARGWTREGGNLWEVLRRLNMAGCSRYVVTDVNRDGMLNGPNLDLLEKVCGATDAPVVASGGVSVLDDLAVLRTLVPIGVEGAIVGKALYAGQFTLEQALEVAEGPTDRV; encoded by the coding sequence ATGACCCATAACGCCCTGACACTCTTGCCCGCTATCGACGTTGTTGCCGGAAAGGCCGTACGCCTAACCCAGGGGGAGGCGGGTACGGAATCAGAATACGGAGACCCAAGAGAGATCGCACAGCAGTTCGCCGAGGCCGGGGCAAGCTGGATCCATCTGGTGGATCTGGATGCCGCATTTGGTAGGGGCGACAATGCCAAACTGTTGGAGGAAGTGGTGACCTCCACGACGCTTAGCGTCGAACTCTCTGGTGGAATCAGGGGCGAAGATTCCCTGCGTCGCGCTCTTGACCTGGGAGCCACACGAGTGAATCTGGGAACCGCGGCGCTGGAGGATCCTGACTGGACGGAGACTGCGATTGCGCGGTTTGGAGACCGGGTGGCTGTTGGTCTAGACGTTCGTGGATCGACATTAGCCGCTCGCGGATGGACACGCGAGGGTGGCAATCTGTGGGAGGTCCTCCGCCGACTGAACATGGCTGGGTGCTCTCGCTACGTGGTAACTGACGTTAACCGTGACGGAATGCTGAATGGACCCAACCTGGATCTTCTTGAAAAGGTCTGCGGTGCAACGGATGCACCCGTAGTTGCCTCGGGCGGGGTGTCCGTTCTAGATGACCTCGCAGTGCTACGAACACTGGTTCCGATCGGGGTTGAGGGCGCCATAGTCGGTAAGGCGCTGTACGCAGGACAGTTCACCCTTGAACAGGCTCTCGAAGTCGCAGAAGGACCGACGGACCGGGTCTGA
- a CDS encoding SseB family protein gives MNETKGQNLRPDEQFTQAMKDRLAMRLLMRPDRRDTGEELPKTAAAWALPDGTPELAAERTRQLVLALGEERLIVPVSVEADPDDPDHKPLDPAASPLKTADSPYGNSVVGFTSAEELKRWDSNGRPMTIKTYRVAVGALTGHGSGTITLNPGSGRRTLIPRPAVLALASGDSWLPAWEDRELRDELTALAKEECPGIVRIGLRPGAAYGAASWDGGVAVDIAFDMGAMIGAAGGNESKARAMFAGMMKRVSENSRLREAAQQVELVPRPVATS, from the coding sequence ATGAACGAGACAAAAGGGCAGAATCTTCGCCCCGACGAACAGTTCACTCAGGCAATGAAAGATCGCCTGGCAATGAGACTGCTGATGCGACCGGATAGGCGCGACACCGGAGAAGAATTACCAAAGACCGCTGCGGCATGGGCTCTTCCCGACGGTACCCCGGAGTTGGCCGCCGAGCGAACCCGACAACTGGTTCTGGCGCTGGGAGAGGAACGTCTAATCGTTCCCGTCAGCGTTGAAGCCGATCCTGACGATCCCGACCATAAGCCCCTCGACCCAGCCGCCTCACCGTTGAAGACCGCCGACAGCCCGTATGGCAACAGCGTTGTTGGCTTCACATCGGCCGAAGAACTGAAGCGATGGGACTCGAATGGTCGTCCAATGACCATAAAGACTTACCGTGTTGCGGTGGGGGCGCTTACGGGGCATGGCTCGGGCACGATAACGCTCAATCCGGGCTCTGGAAGGCGGACGCTAATTCCTCGTCCGGCGGTGCTGGCACTCGCGTCGGGCGACAGCTGGCTTCCGGCATGGGAGGATCGGGAGTTGCGTGACGAGCTCACCGCCTTAGCGAAGGAAGAATGTCCGGGCATCGTTAGAATCGGGCTTCGCCCGGGAGCCGCGTATGGCGCGGCCTCATGGGATGGGGGAGTCGCGGTAGACATTGCCTTTGATATGGGGGCCATGATTGGTGCCGCCGGCGGGAACGAGTCAAAGGCTCGCGCAATGTTCGCTGGAATGATGAAGCGAGTCAGTGAGAATTCCAGACTCCGCGAGGCGGCTCAACAGGTCGAGTTGGTTCCGCGCCCTGTCGCTACCTCATAA
- a CDS encoding phosphatase PAP2 family protein, whose translation MSEPGLEVAPNGVDRPLISRVNAMVLGGIIVALVLVGSFWDLQISELLFDPTVLSDPRHANVFGVFGAAFGEVPLGLAMVTAGTLFIAYRERNRTWTMILQLVGGILLFLVGTLLVMYLPSRYLPISLVATTIIGAVIVVAVTWGVLKLASGADGKLALRVALVLFVVAVVELVLVNVIKIGWERPRMRMLEEMAGEGIDGLGFNSWWQIGDAAKAEVTGTGLIEHEEFKSFPSGHTANAALLIMLTVLPVLRPALEKWKGAFFWIGAVWAFMVAFSRMVMGAHFLTDTMFGLTVTFITILVVYRLVFPNGLTTDIESLPDRPRKV comes from the coding sequence ATGAGCGAACCCGGACTAGAAGTAGCCCCTAACGGGGTTGATCGCCCGCTGATTTCCCGAGTAAACGCGATGGTTCTTGGTGGAATAATCGTCGCTTTGGTTCTAGTCGGGAGCTTTTGGGACCTGCAGATATCCGAGTTACTCTTTGACCCAACTGTGCTCTCGGATCCTAGGCACGCCAATGTTTTCGGCGTGTTTGGCGCCGCGTTCGGCGAGGTTCCTTTGGGCCTGGCAATGGTCACCGCCGGGACGCTGTTCATTGCTTACAGAGAGCGAAACAGGACGTGGACGATGATCCTCCAGTTGGTTGGAGGAATACTGCTGTTTTTGGTAGGAACGCTGCTAGTAATGTACTTGCCGTCGAGGTATCTGCCTATATCGCTTGTTGCTACGACCATAATCGGAGCGGTGATAGTCGTTGCTGTCACGTGGGGTGTTCTGAAGTTAGCATCCGGGGCCGATGGAAAACTGGCACTCCGCGTCGCTCTGGTCCTGTTCGTGGTGGCGGTGGTTGAACTCGTCCTAGTCAATGTGATCAAGATCGGTTGGGAGCGTCCCCGGATGAGAATGCTTGAGGAAATGGCCGGGGAAGGAATCGATGGTCTCGGTTTCAACTCCTGGTGGCAGATCGGAGATGCCGCTAAGGCTGAAGTAACCGGTACCGGGCTGATCGAACACGAGGAGTTCAAATCCTTCCCGTCGGGGCACACGGCTAACGCGGCACTGCTAATAATGCTGACTGTTCTCCCCGTTTTGCGCCCCGCTCTGGAGAAATGGAAGGGAGCGTTCTTCTGGATTGGGGCTGTATGGGCGTTCATGGTTGCGTTCTCCCGAATGGTTATGGGCGCTCATTTTCTGACCGACACTATGTTCGGACTGACGGTGACGTTCATAACGATCCTGGTCGTGTACCGGCTTGTTTTTCCTAATGGCTTGACCACCGATATCGAGTCACTGCCAGACCGTCCGAGAAAGGTGTGA